From a region of the Pseudomonadota bacterium genome:
- a CDS encoding F0F1 ATP synthase subunit A — translation MPYTFTPTAHIVVGFGMSLSILIAVTYLGFENYGSNYLAMMMPSGSPMVLAFLLVVLEFLSQLARGVSLGVRLAANITAGHVLFAILSGFT, via the coding sequence GTGCCATACACATTTACACCAACAGCACATATAGTAGTAGGATTTGGAATGAGTTTAAGTATATTAATAGCAGTAACATATTTAGGATTTGAGAACTATGGAAGTAACTATTTAGCAATGATGATGCCATCAGGAAGTCCAATGGTATTAGCATTCTTACTAGTAGTATTAGAATTCTTATCACAATTAGCCCGAGGAGTGTCATTAGGAGTTCGATTAGCGGCGAACATAACAGCCGGACACGTATTATTTGCGATATTATCCGGATTTACATGA